The Acropora palmata chromosome 10, jaAcrPala1.3, whole genome shotgun sequence genome contains a region encoding:
- the LOC141894482 gene encoding multifunctional protein CAD-like isoform X2: MPSNPTKQASLILDDGTVYKGTLFGSAKCVAGEVVFQTGMVGYPESLTDPSYRCQILTLTYPLIGNYGVPDGKKDAHGLIAELESDKIWASALIVGDYVEEYSHWNAKKSLSQWLEKEEVPGISGIDTRALTKKIREKGSMLGKVVIEGVEADSVSFDDPNNRNLVAEVSLKVSRVFNPGGELRIIAVDCGIKYNQIRCLIARGAAVKVVPWDYDFNSDVEKGECDGIFLSNGPGDPTFTTETTKNIRKFTERTNTKPLFGICFGHQLLALAVGCTSFKMKYGNRGHNIPCIHHGTNRCFITTQNHGFAVDTNTLPSDWSVLFTNANDQTNEGIIHNKKPFFSVQFHPEHMAGPQDLEMLFDVFLTTVRQYKEDIGVVTSVRDQIQQLLKFEPLALPSDKKPKKVMILGSGGLSIGQAGEFDYSGSQAVKALKEEGIQSVLVNPNIATVQTSKGLADKVYFLPITVDYVTQVIQSEHPDGILLSFGGQTALNCGIELQEGGVLEKYHVHTLGTPVSSIVCTEDRKLFAEKLAEIDEHVAPSEAVYSADEAIAAAKRLGYPILVRAAFALGGLGSGFAQNREELVSLVTAAFAHTKQVNLDKSLKGWKEIEYEVVRDRYDNCITVCNMENVDPLGIHTGESIVVAPSQTLTNSEYNMLRTAAVKVIRHLGVVGECNIQYALNPDSKQYYIIEVNARLSRSSALASKATGYPLAYVAAKLALGKSLPELRNSVTNSTTACFEPSLDYVVVKIPRWDLSKFARVNTKIGSSMKSVGEVMGIGRRFEEALQKALRMVNEANLGFDSHGHTASDEELKQPSDQRIHVLAAAFKEGYTIDHLYGLTKIDKWFLYRMKCIMDYALKLKSYRDENELGSPGSSMSSHLSHKDKATEVSYEHLLGAKQLGFSDKQIAKCIRTTEIAVRKARQHYGIMPFVKQIDTVAAEYPAFTNYLYLSYNAHENDVDFEGGACMVIGSGVYRIGSSVEFDWCSVGCIRELRKLKKKAIMVNYNPETVSTDYDECERLYFDEISFEAVMDIYEKENPEGIILSMGGQLPNNIAMQLHRQQDAKKFCATVGYPCLVRPSYVLSGAAMNVAHSDHDLVMYLGNAKSVSSEHPVVISKFIQNAKEIDVDAVACDGEVVVMAVSEHVENAGVHSGDAAMVLPPQDLNEETLKKIHKICYDVGQALMVTGPFNMQLIAKDNELKVIECNLRVSRSFPFVSKTLDHDFVAIATRLICGVPVEPIHENSACGKVGVKVPQFSFSRLAGADAMLGVEMSSTGEVACFGENRYEAYLKGLLSTGFKIPQECILLSIGSFKSKNEMLPSVQTLQELGFKLYASPGTADFYSEHEIKIKTVDWPFEEGGNGANERSILDYVAQNKFDMVINLPLRTSGSRRASSYITHGYRTRRMAIDFSIPLITDIKCAKLFIEALKRIGGAPKLKTHIDCMSSGRVVRLPGLIDVHVHMREPGATHKEDFSSGTAAALAGGVTMVLAMPNTNPAIVNESSFNLARKLASAGARCDYGLYVGASSENYSTVKDLAHLAAGLKMYLNETFTTLRLDEMSTWMKHLEQWPKHLPLVCHAEGRTTAAILLLAQLTERPVHIAHVARKEEVLVIRAAKEKGIQVTCEVSPHHLFLTEDDADRIGLKRAMVKPPLVTAEDQKALWDNIDVIDCFATDHAPHTLEEKDSEKHPPGFPGLETMLPLLLTAVHQGRLTIDDIILRLCTNPRKIFSLPEQKDTYVEVEIGEEWTIPAAMTYSKAQWTPFAGLKVNGCVRRVVMRGETVVIDGKVLAKPGSGQDVRVISSVPLAPLPQTYQPAPLLPPASPRKTDSRWPFPPAVLRFVDTHYGSEPPALSAGEGTPESLPQSYHTSPLPPQALSPGGPHAHIPMTFPRVPPHVFFGQHILSASKFNRDQLHYLFNVAHYMRLLVQREGGLDLLKGRVMASLFFEVSTRTSSSFAAAMQRLGGSVIFMKESESSAKKGESLADSVQVMSSYCDVVVIRHPQPGAVQEVAEHCRKPVINAGDGVGEHPTQALLDVFTIREEIGTVNRLTVTMVGDLKNGRTVHSLAKLLCLYNVTLRYVSPAALCMPDSVKEYVGQKGIHQEEFLNLMDALPDTDVLYVTRIQRERFISQEEYEKVFGSYVITPEILTEAKEKMVVMHPLPRVNEISVEVDCDPRAAYFRQAEYGMYIRMALLSLVLVKS, translated from the exons ATGCCATCAAATCCCACAAAACAAGCGAGTTTAATCTTAGACGATGGAACCGTCTATAAAGGAACGCTTTTTGGATCTGCTAAATGCGTTGCTGGAGAAGTTG TGTTCCAAACAGGAATGGTTGGTTACCCTGAGTCCCTCACAGATCCATCTTACAGATGTCAAATTCTGACGCTAACTTATCCTTTGATCGGAAACTATGGGGTTCCTGATGGAAAGAAAGACGCCCATGGATTAATTGCAGAACTTGAGTCTGACAAAATTTGGGCATCTGCTTTGATAGTTGGAGATTATGTCGAAGAATACAGTCATTGGAATGCAAAAAAATCGCTCTCACAATGGCTTGAAAAGGAAGAAGTACCAGGAATTTCTG GGATTGACACACGAGCACTAACTaagaaaataagagaaaaaggaTCTATGCTTGGAAAAGTTGTTATTGAAGGAGTAGAAGCAGATTCAGTGTCATTTGATGATCCAAACAATAGAAACCTTGTTGCTGAGGTTTCATTAaag GTGTCCAGAGTGTTTAATCCTGGTGGAGAGCTGCGAATCATTGCTGTTGATTGTGGCATAAAGTATAATCAGATCAGATGTCTCATAGCCAGAGGAGCTGCTGTTAAAGTTGTGCCTTGGGATTACGACTTTAATAGTGATGTTGAAAAAGGAG AGTGTGATGGGATCTTCCTTAGCAATGGACCAGGAGATCCTACATTTACGACTGAGACAACAAAGAACATTAGAAAGTTTACTGAACGCACCAACACCAAACCTTTGTTTGGTATTTGCTTTGGTCACCAGCTCTTAGCTTTGGCTGTAGGATGTACCAGCTTTAAAATGAA ATATGGAAATAGAGGCCATAACATCCCATGCATTCACCATGGAACAAATCGTTGTTTCATCACCACACAGAATCATGGTTTTGCTGTTGATACTAACACTTTGCCATCTGATTGGTCGGTGTTGTTTACAAATGCCAATGATCAAACAAATGAGGGCATCATACACaacaaaaaaccttttttcaGCGTCCAGTTTCATCCAGAGCACATGGCAGGGCCACAGGACTTAGAAATGTTGTTTGATGTGTTTTTAACAACAGTGCGACAATACAAAGAAGACATTGGAGTTGTAACATCTGTCAGAGATCAAATTCAGCAGCTTCTCAAATTCGAACCATTGGCACTGCCAAGTgacaaaaaaccaaagaaagtCATGATTCTAGGGTCTGGAGGTTTGTCTATTGGACAGGCAGGGGAATTTGACTACTCTGGCTCCCAG GCTGTCAAAGCCCTAAAGGAGGAAGGAATCCAGTCAGTTTTGGTGAATCCCAACATTGCAACTGTGCAAACATCAAAGGGCCTTGCTGACAAAGTCTACTTTCTTCCCATTACAGTTGATTATGTAACCCAG GTTATTCAGAGTGAACACCCTGATGggattttgttgtcatttggaGGCCAAACAGCACTCAACTGTGGTATTGAACTACAAGAGGGTGGTGTGCTGGAAAAATACCATGTTCATACTCTGGGAACACCTGTTAGCTCTATTGTTTGCACCGAGGATAGGAAGTTATTTGCAGAGAAATTGGCAGAAATTGATGAACATGTGGCACCAAGTGAGGCTGTGTATTCAGCGGACGAG GCTATTGCTGCAGCTAAGAGGCTTGGTTATCCTATTTTGGTGCGAGCGGCATTTGCTTTAGGTGGACTTGGATCAGGGTTCGCACAGAACAGAGAGGAACTGGTATCTCTTGTCACAGCAGCATTTGCACACACTAAACAAGTAAACCTTGACAAGTCCTTGAAAGGGTGGAAGGAAATTGAATATGAGGTTGTCAGAGACAGATATGACAATTGCATCACG GTGTGTAACATGGAGAATGTAGATCCCCTTGGAATTCACACTGGCGAGTCTATTGTTGTGGCTCCAAGTCAAACACTGACAAATTCTGAATACAACATGTTACGAACAGCAGCTGTCAAAGTCATCAGACATCTGGGTGTTGTTGGGGAGTGTAACATTCAATATGCACTCAACCCTGATTCTAAACAG TATTATATCATTGAGGTGAATGCAAGATTATCACGAAGCTCTGCTTTGGCATCCAAAGCTACCGGCTACCCCCTTGCTTATGTTGCTGcaaagttagctcttggcaAATCTCTTCCAGAGCTGCGGAACTCTGTTACCAACTCCACAACAGCTTGCTTTGAACCTAGTCTGGACTATGTTGTTGTGAAAATTCCTCGCTGGGACTTGAGCAAATTTGCTAGAGTTAATACAAAG ATTGGAAGCTCAATGAAGAGTGTTGGTGAAGTCATGGGAATAGGACGGCGATTTGAAGAAGCTTTGCAGAAAGCTCTTCGAATGGTGAATGAAGCAAATTTGGGCTTTGACTCTCATGGGCACACAGCTTCTGACGAG GAGTTGAAGCAGCCCTCAGACCAGCGCATCCATGTTCTCGCAGCAGCGTTCAAGGAAGGCTACACTATTGATCATCTGTATGGACTCACCAAAATCGACAAGTGGTTTTTGTACCGAATGAAATGCATCATGGACTATGCTCTGAAGCTAAAGAGTTACAGAGATGAAAATGAG CTTGGTTCACCTGGGTCATCCATGTCATCACATTTGTCTCACAAAGATAAG GCTACAGAAGTGTCGTATGAACATTTGCTGGGAGCAAAACAGCTGGGATTTTCAGATAAACAAATTGCCAAATGTATTCGCAC TACGGAAATTGCAGTGAGAAAAGCACGCCAACACTATGGTATAATGCCATTTGTCAAGCAGATAGATACAGTGGCAGCAGAATACCCTGCTTTTACAAACTATTTGTACCTCTCGTACAATGCACACGAGAACGATGTGGACTTTGAAGGCGGAGCATGTATGGTGATAGGTTCTGGTGTGTATAGAATTGGCAGCAGCGTGGAATTTGATTGGTGCTCGGTTGGGTGCATTAGAGAATTAAGAAAG ttgaaaaaGAAGGCAATTATGGTGAATTACAACCCTGAAACTGTTAGCACAGATTACGATGAGTGTGAGAGATTGTACtttgatgaaatttcatttgag GCTGTTATGGATATTTACGAGAAGGAGAATCCAGAAGGTATTATTCTTAGCATGGGAGGGCAGTTACCAAACAACATAGCCATGCAGTTGCACAGGCAACAG GATGCAAAGAAGTTCTGTGCGACAGTTGGTTATCCATGTCTTGTGCGTCCGTCCTATGTGCTAAGTGGTGCTGCCATGAATGTGGCACACTCGGACCACGACCTTGTCATGTACCTTGGAAATGCCAAGTCTGTATCGAGTGAGCATCCGGTGGTTATTTCCAAATTCATTCAGAATGCCAAG GAGATAGACGTTGACGCAGTAGCTTGTGATGGCGAGGTTGTTGTTATGGCCGTGTCAGAGCACGTGGAGAATGCCGGAGTGCATTCTGGGGATGCTGCTATGGTTCTCCCTCCTCAAGACCTGAATGAGGAGACCCTCAAGAAAATTCACAAGATCTGCTATGATGTCGGTCAAGCTCTGATGGTAACAGGCCCATTCAATATGCAGCTGATTGCCAAG GACAATGAGCTTAAAGTGATTGAGTGCAACCTCCGTGTTTCTCGTTCATTTCCATTTGTGTCAAAGACACTTGATCACGATtttgttgccatagcaacaagATTGATTTGCGGTGTGCCTGTGGAGCCCATCCATGAGAATTCTGCGTGTGGCAAAGTTGGCGTCAAG GTCCCGCAGTTTTCGTTTTCGCGTTTAGCTGGTGCAGACGCCATGTTGGGCGTGGAGATGTCGAGCACAGGGGAAGTTGCTTGTTTTGGTGAAAACAGATATGAAGCTTATCTCAAAGGACTGTTGAGTACGGGTTTCAAGATCCCTCAGGAATGCATTCTTCTGTCCATTGGTAGCTTCAAG TCTAAAAATGAAATGCTCCCTAGTGTGCAAACGCTACAAGAGCTTGGTTTCAAGTTGTATGCGAGTCCTGGAACTGCTGACTTCTACTCGGAGCATGAGATTAAG ATAAAGACAGTTGATTGGCCATTCGAGGAAGGCGGCAATGGTGCGAACGAGAGAAGTATTTTGGATTACGTAGCACAAAACAAGTTTGACATGGTCATCAACCTGCCGCTCAGGACGTCCGGCTCGCGAAGGGCGTCGTCCTACATTACGCATGGTTACCGCACTCGGCGCATGGCGATAGACTTCTCCATTCCTCTGATCACGGACATCAAATGTGCTAAGTTATTCATCGAG GCCCTAAAAAGAATCGGCGGTGCGCCCAAACTGAAGACTCACATCGACTGCATGTCATCTGGGCGGGTGGTTCGTTTGCCGGGTCTCATTGATGTCCATGTGCACATGCGCGAACCTGGAGCGACTCACAAGGAAGATTTCTCATCCGGAACAGCAGCTGCTCTGGCTGGTGGCGTGACAATGGTGTTAGCTATGCCAAACACAAACCCCGCAATAGTCAATGAGTCGTCTTTCAACTTGGCAAGAAAG ttgGCGTCAGCCGGTGCTCGTTGTGATTATGGTCTGTATGTTGGCGCTAGTTCGGAGAACTATTCCACAGTGAAAGACTTGGCGCATCTTGCCGCTGGTCTTAAGATGTACTTGAATGAGACTTTCACAACACTCCGACTTGATGAAATGTCAACATGGATGAAG CATCTTGAGCAATGGCCGAAGCATTTGCCGCTGGTTTGTCACGCTGAAGGTCGCACCACTGCAGCCATCTTGTTGCTGGCTCAGTTGACTGAGAGACCTGTGCATATCGCGCATGTTGCACGTAAAGAAGAG GTGCTCGTTATCCGCGCTGCAAAAGAGAAAGGAATTCAAGTCACTTGTGAAGTTTCTCCCCACCATTTGTTTTTAACCGAAGATGACGCAGACAGGATTGGTCTAAAGAGAGCCATGGTCAAGCCACCGCTTGTCACCGCCGAGGACCAGAAGGCCCTCTGGGATAATATTGACGTCATTGATTGCTTCGCAACCGATCACG CACCGCATACCCTGGAGGAGAAAGACTCTGAAAAACATCCACCCGGTTTTCCTGGATTGGAGACGATGCTTCCTCTATTATTGACCGCGGTGCATCAGGGGAGGCTAACAATCGAT GACATCATCCTCCGTTTGTGTACCAATCCGCGCAAAATCTTCAGTCTTCCGGAGCAGAAGGACACTTACGTAGAAGTTGAAATTGGCGAAGAATGGACCATTCCTGCGGCCATGACATACTCTAAAGCACAGTGGACGCCATTTGCTGGTTTGAAGGTTAATGGCTGTGTAAGGAGAGTTGTGATGAGAGGAGAAACAGTCGTCATAGATGGCAAG GTGCTGGCAAAGCCTGGCTCAGGTCAAGACGTTCGCGTTATCAGCTCCGTTCCGTTAGCCCCGCTCCCTCAAACGTACCAACCAGCGCCTTTATTGCCACCTGCAAGTCCGCGGAAGACTGACAGTCGCTGGCCTTTTCCTCCGGCTGTACTTCGGTTTGTTGACACGCATTATGGATCCGAGCCTCCTGCTCTGTCTGCTGGAG agGGAACCCCAGAATCTTTACCTCAATCTTATCACACCTCACCCCTACCTCCACAAGCGTTGTCACCAGGTGGTCCACATGCTCATATACCGATGACATTTCCTCGTGTGCCTCCCCACGTGTTTTTTGGTCAACACATCTTGAGCGCTAGCAAATTCAACAGAGACCAG CTTCATTACCTGTTCAACGTGGCTCATTACATGCGCCTCCTAGTGCAAAGAGAAGGCGGATTGGATCTGTTGAAG GGAAGAGTTATGGCTTCGCTTTTTTTCGAGGTCAGCACAAGGACGTCCTCTTCCTTTGCCGCAGCGATGCAGAGGCTTGGAGGATCGGTTATCTTCATGAAGGAGAGCGAATCCTCGGCAAAGAAAGGAGAGAGTCTAGCAG ATTCTGTGCAAGTTATGTCTTCGTATTGTGATGTGGTGGTTATTCGTCATCCACAGCCAGGAGCCGTTCAG GAAGTTGCAGAGCATTGCCGCAAGCCGGTCATCAACGCGGGCGATGGAGTTGGAGAACACCCGACCCAGGCTCTTTTAGACGTGTTCACCATCCGCGAGGAGATTGGAACGGTGAATCGTCTTACG GTGACCATGGTGGGAGATTTGAAAAATGGCCGCACGGTTCATTCGCTCGCGAAGCTTCTCTGTCTGTATAACGTCACGCTTCGTTACGTGTCACCTGCCGCACTGTGCATGCCTGATTCTGTAAAAGAGTATGTCGGACAGAAAGGAATTCATCAG GAAGAATTTCTAAATCTCATGGATGCCCTTCCCGACACAGATGTCCTTTACGTCACGAGAATCCAGCGCGAAAGGTTTATTAGCCAAGAGGAATATGAAAAG GTTTTTGGAAGTTATGTCATCACACCTGAGATTCTAACTGAAGCCAAGGAAAAGATGGTCGTGATGCATCCCTTACCACGAGTCAATGAGATCAG TGTGGAAGTTGATTGCGATCCTCGTGCTGCATATTTCCGCCAAGCTGAGTATGGCATGTACATTAGGATGGCTCTTCTCTCTCTTGTGTTGGTCAAGAGCTGA